A stretch of DNA from Carya illinoinensis cultivar Pawnee chromosome 12, C.illinoinensisPawnee_v1, whole genome shotgun sequence:
AAGATTGCTGTCTGAGAATCCAAGTAGATGATGATCAGGAATTTGTCTGATCAGTGACCCAAATGCCACCGCTAGCTCGCTCGCTCCCTCTTTAAGCGGAAGACAAAAAGTGAATTCGACGTTGATGGTCATGTGGAAGATATGGATTCCCGTTGATGGTCATGTGGAAGATATGGATTCCAAACAAATATGTTCTCCAAAGGCCTTTTAACTAGAATCAtgtttcactttttaaaaacacaaaaaagaaaggccggccgtacgtacgtacgtagttgCATCCATccgagtatatatatatatatagttcattgAATTAGATAATCAATAGGCTAGGCCTCCGGGTACTGCAAATAAGGGTATCCAGGTACCATGCAGCAGTACGTTAGTTTGAATTTCCAAAATTATAacgacgtacgtacgtacgtacatatataaatatatatatatatatatatatatatatacatatataagaaGCAAGAAACTAAATGGGaaacattaattaatttgatcaaTGGGAAAATGTCTCATCACCAATTAATTTATAGTACTAGGTATTTTTGAGGCTTTGCTTTATTAATTAATCCTGCTAGTAATATTTGGTTACGGATATCCGAACCTAAttgaggaatatatatatatatatatacaatgaaaatattaaaaaaaacatagtcGAAACATGAAATCATGATGtttataagaaatgatattgataATTATGGAATGTCCTAGCGTCgcggaattttttatttttaattttcagtacTGTGTCTCACTTTGAAACCTGCcctatatttaattaatttgtaaagcgacctagctagctaataaattaatgagaaactaacaattttcatatatatgtcaaggAATTAGTACGTAATTAAATCTAAATTAATTGGATCTCAGTCATGAATTAATTGCatccagctagctagctacctctatatatatatatatatatatatgtgtgtgtgtgtgtgtgtatacgtACGATGGATTcaattcttattaattataattttaaacaaGCTCAGCTTAGCTTGTTAATTACTTTTCCGGGCTTAATTCCCACGTACAGCTTCCAGTACTTAATTTTCAGCTAGATCattcaaattaattaacaatgcaggctcttaattttttaaattgattaaccAAATGTCTAATTGCAGTATTAGTGTGTgcgtttgtgtgtgtgtgatccGGGTGAGTAGTACTGTCTTCATTCCGGTTTGCAAATGATCAGTTCGAAATAAAACTTGATCAGGTTTGAGCTGCTTGTATATAGATATATGGCTTCAATATTTCAGTACTCTTTCTCTAAagataaaattaagtaaaatttCAATGTATATTTGAGCCCTAACAGTACGTACGTACGGGtacttatattaattaattcccGATGGAACAAGATCCACTTATGAATTAAGATAGATATGGTCTCATGCACGTTCCattaacatgcatgcatattcatcaTTCATTTGGTTGCCATACTCAAGATTTTGCTCGCACACAGACACATACATATTGAAATGTGCAACCTCATTTTTTCTGGGAAATACTCATGATGTCGTCCTGACGATCATCATGTGTTTGCACACTGAGTTTCCAAAGTACGTACTCAGACTGATGTGGCTATGAAAAACCcatatttaatttcttatacTGATCTGATTTCTTCACCCAAACTACACATACACTGAagtaaatgcaataaattaagaaaaaaatctagttacaagcataattgtgtactaatatgtacactaatttattgtgattggtcaaaaaatagattttattgaaaacaatattaatttaaattttaagtatgaaggaatcagtattgatacgtagattagtatgcgactttacttgtatataacaaaactcataaattaataggTTGTATAAGGGAATGAAGCATGTTGCCATTACTTTCCAACCATCCGCACAGCAAATATAATTAAGGACGATTTTCCACTGTTTTCAACGGCTAAGCTTTTCCCCAAATTACCTGGTGAACATTTTCCAGGACTAGATCATGGGCCAATATATAGatacatagatatatatacatatatatgtgtgtaggGTTCCATTGCCAAATGCAACTTAGAATTTGAAAGGATCCGCCGGCCATCATAAACGCTATAATTAATAGGACCACAATCCacccccacacacacactcacatagagacacagatatatataaatatatatcacaGACAGACCAGGCCGGTTTCATCGATCGATCAGTAGCCTTTCAGCCAACTAGCTAGGTAGCTTCGATCGcaacatccttaattattagGTCAGAGATGTGGATCATGAATCTTTAAATCCAAATGtgtacataaatattatattcagGGTTGAGACTACCTATAATTTGTCTTCAAACCTCTGTGATTAGCCTGGCTATTTGCTCATAATTTCACACGCACATGAACTAGGGCTCCGCCAGTTAAACACAATGTCTTTTTTCTCTAGTGTTCTGCAGTGCTAGTAGAGGCTAATCAGATTTAAGTCCGATCATTTCTTGCTTGGGTTCAGCCGATTggctaataattaataacaatattaGTACTCTAGAAGATCAGATACTAATAGTTTCAATGGATTTCGATGGGAAGAAAGTCTCAAGTGAGGATTACTTATTGGGCCACCAAGGAGATCAACTAGCTGgggaaagaattaatatatgcaACAGATCAAGTGCACATAACCAATCAGTCACCATTGTTATAAAGTGGGGCTCTTCAATATAATGAAGATCAAGATAATTGAGAACTCAAAGAACAGAAGGAGGGCCAGTGTTATATAGTCAGCTTGTAACTCATGAAGAGATTGTTAACTATCTTTTGACGAAATACAACTGGCTGAACTACTCATTATTGATAGAAAGTACTtgcaatttttaattataagttTTGTGCAAGTTGGGTTATGGCCATGATGTTTCATGGCCCATCATGACTACGATCTCCTGggtatatatataaggaaattGTTCTCGAGATTTTACAAGATGTAGCcctttttaatttgttaattatatatatagttatgttcTCACTAGCCTTAGTCGCACACCCTTATTTTGCTCTTTAATCTGTTCCTCGTTTCCTACGATCACCAGTCTTATGACTTCCGGTTTCTCTCTTCGTATTCAGCCATAGATCGACCGTGGTTGGAGTTCTACAAGTTTCTGCAAAATCCTAGCTATAATTTGACTAGTACTACTCCTTAATTAGTCATATCATGCATACGTATCTAAGTAGAATATATGCATGACTTCGGTCTAGTTTTGCCAGTGAGTCGAGAGTTAACTAGCTATACTAGCTCCCTTTTATGTGCTAGCTCTTGTTTAGTTTATGTCTTCTGAGTATTTTTTTGGGGTACGTGCGTGGTTGGTAATAAGGGAAAATTATGGAGCGGAGAGAGGAATTAAGAGAGGCATACCCATTCCTTATAAGTAGCTTAATTATCTAGAACTATATTAATCGAGGTATTGGTTCTACATCAATAATTGACAAATAAGCAtatctctaatttttttaaagggcATTATAGTATTGCCTAGACTATTCTAGCACAAAACATCCTCAAAtcttaagagaattcttcaacATATATGCTGCATCTTGAAATATCCTATAGATCATGATCATCACGACAATACAAAAATCTAATATTTGAAAGGAATATGATGTTTCTATACTTGAAAATGATAGCTGCTTTTCATCTACTATCATGATCTCAGCTGATCACAAGTTGCAGTTTCACTAAATCAGAGAGGGAACTAATCTCACTTGTGGGAATTACATCCCTTTGAAAAGatgggaaatttttttttttacggaaATCGAGGAAAATCTCTTATTGGGTCAAAGAAATATGGTGGAATTATTGAGAAGGTCAAAGAAGAATCCAATGATATTAAGGTAAATAAAACTACTACATTGTCCCACATTACAATTATTAGTGGGCAATTCCAATTGCTGGAATCTGCAGGCCAGGTGAAATAAAATTGTCTCCACCAGTCTGGTTTCCATTATCATTAATATTCTTTGAACATAAAATCATATGTGACATGACTCCTTAATTTTCGAGACTTATCCTTATGTTCGTCAGTGGTCGATCCTTCCAATTCTAAAAAACCCGATCGAAGTGCTTCaaatgcatataaatatatatatatataatagtgcaGTGCTTTATATGCGACCAATCTTgcaaaactctcaaatgatttgCAAAATGCTATCAATGCATCAATCAATAAAAATCAGCTTGGGAGATAATTCGcggtatatatattaagtatacTAATTAACATTTGAAGATAGTGTAGTACTGACTTAACGACGAAAACAAAATATGGTGCATGGAAATAGAGGAACTTACCAGATAACTACGTTTTTCTCCCATAAACTTCAAGCTAACTCATGATTCAAACATTAAATACAGTGCTTGAGCTATAAAAAAACATCAAAGGATTCGATCCAAGGAAGAGTTGAATATCGCAATCCAGTACAGTAGAGCTTCAAAACATCCGGAATCGAAGTTAATTATTTTAGGAACCTGAAATATGTCAGAGTTTAGAAATTGGGTGGGTTATACACTTATGACTTCAAGGAAAATTTGATGGATAAGAGTATACAATGCCATGCACTGAAAAATTGATATAAATGTACTGCTAGCTAGCTATTTCGAGGAAGCATCGTATTTGTCAATAATTTGGACGTGCTGAACTGCATGTTGTACTTATGGTACTGATACTAGAAGTTATTCCACAAATCTGGTCACCCATCTACACGGTACTCCTATGAACATGCTCATGACATCTTACATATGACTATTTTCGCTAAGGAATAGATCTAGATACTCATCCTTAAAACGCTAGCTGTCAACTACAGACCGTATACAATATCAGGTcttttacacacacacacacacatatatatatatatatatatatttgtatctatgtatgtatattatgaTGTCAATATCAGTACAAATCCAATGGAGACAAGGCAACTTGATGTACAGAGGTcagttgcatatatatatatggcattcCAAAGACAGAAATTCATAGAattagaaaagataaaaataaacaaaagagaaTTCTGTACATAAGAGCCCGACAACAAAGTGAACAGGTATTTGGTTCATCATCTACTGTCCTGAGATCTTCAAAGACGAGAATTTGTTAAGATTATGCCAGCTTTGAGGCGTTTCCTTCATTGATATACTataatcaaaataaacaaacatatatatggcAATCAGATGTTAATGTGTCCATTCATGGCAGGCATAAGATCCTAAGCAGAGTCCTTATAAAGGAGCTAGCTAGGACAGTAAAAGAAAGCATGCTAATGACGATTATTAAATTTGGAAAACCCAAGATAAGAAAACTGTAGTACTTCGGCatgagagagggggggggggggggggggggccgggaagggagagagagatcgaCTTCCCATATTGTCACCGATGTTGAGGTAAAGTTACTTGATGCTGGTATAATGATATTGCTATTTGGACCAAAGTAGGAACCGCAGAAAACTAGGTTTTAAAGCCCTTGGCCTAGGGTTTATTACAAAGGAAAGAGATGCTCTAAATCTTAAGATCAATACTGTGATACACTCTAGCTAGCCAAGGAGCTGTCTCCTTCGTGTTTCTTGAATTCTTCTTTACTTACGATCTCGAACTGgagaatttaataaattaaacaactaAAATCAAGTAATTCAAGACTTATTACAATCTGTAAACTCTTCAGTTGTTGGATTATGTCCTGCATCATCATGTTGagttttgtactttttttagATCTAGATTCGAATCaaagtttcatatatatatatatatatatataattttaagcaagaggaaaaatttaattaccacTTCTTAGGATAGGCAAGGAAACCAAAATTACTGCATAGGAAAGTTGGAGTTATCGTCGCTGGCCTTCATTggatttctcttcttctttttcttcttatagGGGATACCTCGAGCCTTGGCTTGAGAATCCCTCACATCGCGCAAATAAACACGGATAGCACCGCTAGCAAAAGGGTTTGTCTCAGGCAAGCCACCGTTTTCTTCATAAGCAGCTCTAAGTCGGCCGATGAGGGCATCTAGGCTGCCCCATGCTTGTCTAAGTGGGCAAATGCAAGGACCAGGGGGCTCAGGTTGTCCAAAGAAGACACAACCTTGTAAATGAACCTTTGTCTTTCCAAACTGATCCAGATACTGCAGGAACTCAAGCACGTGATTGGAGTTGCACTGTGAAAGTGCCACTGGGGGTCTTTGGTTCCTCAAGTACTGACCAAAGGTGTTCCAGTCCCGCCTCTTTTGTGATTCATAGCGGCTCAGTTGAGGTGGCTGATGCTGTTGATCACCACCaccactaccagtactactacCACCACCAGCAGAAGATCTTGATCCTTCTGCTACATCTTTTCCTTTGCTGCTTGACATCAAGCTAGCCTGCAAAATAGTTTCTAAACAGTCTCTAATTGATCGCAAGAAAGGGAAGAAATATAAGGAAGAAGAGAACAAAATATTAGTGGgtgaaaaaaattgtagatcaCATCATGGGGCTACTGAGGAGACATGGTATGGGTCCTAAAGTGCTTTAGCTCCTCTTTTCTTCCTTCTcacattattttcttgctttattaatcgTACTATTTGCCTCAAGTAtatacttcttcttttttcttatatttattattacgCTTCCATTTTCAACCAATCATCTTCTAGTACATTAGCGTAATTAATACTATGGTTTAAAGCATATGGCCGGCGAGTTGTGACTTGCTAACCAGCTGTCTAATTAATTTACCTTTGTTTAGGGTGGGCCGATCATCATGATCTGGGATTTACCATTTTGGGAAGCAAAAAATGGACGGGATAGATTCCTTTCCTACCTACAATTCTATCGATCAGAAATTAGGAGCTAGCGCGCCCAGAAAATGAATAACAATATATAATTAGCCTCCAATAAcatatataaaaggaaaaaatttattcataatcCTCCACACTATGcacacaccacatttttttttttttaatgttttacttTTAGTAAATGATtaat
This window harbors:
- the LOC122289424 gene encoding protein LIGHT-DEPENDENT SHORT HYPOCOTYLS 7-like produces the protein MSSSKGKDVAEGSRSSAGGGSSTGSGGGDQQHQPPQLSRYESQKRRDWNTFGQYLRNQRPPVALSQCNSNHVLEFLQYLDQFGKTKVHLQGCVFFGQPEPPGPCICPLRQAWGSLDALIGRLRAAYEENGGLPETNPFASGAIRVYLRDVRDSQAKARGIPYKKKKKKRNPMKASDDNSNFPMQ